A stretch of Triticum aestivum cultivar Chinese Spring chromosome 1D, IWGSC CS RefSeq v2.1, whole genome shotgun sequence DNA encodes these proteins:
- the LOC123179941 gene encoding uncharacterized protein has protein sequence MAAPSPAVAAVSSSAPSSGLLPPRRAAPCSAVPLPSMRSTAPGVRMATVARAVGDVAAEGNTFLIAGAVAVALVGTAFPIFFSRKDTCPECDGAGFVRKSGSTLRANAARKDQAQIVCANCNGLGKLGQIDK, from the exons ATGGCCGCTCcctcccccgccgtcgccgccgtcagcAGCAGCGCGCCCTCGTCCGGGCTCCTGCCGCCGCGGCGCGCGGCACCGTGCAGCGCCGTCCCGCTGCCGTCGATGAGGAGCACGGCGCCGGGGGTCAGGATGGCGACGGTGGCCCGCGCGGTGGGCGACGTGGCCGCGGAGGGCAACACGTTCCTCATCGCCGGCGCCGTGGCCGTCGCGCTCGTCGGCACCGCCTTCCCCATCTTCTTCTCCCGCAAGGACAC GTGCCCCGAGTGCGACGGCGCCGGGTTCGTGCGCAAGTCCGGCTCGACGCTGCGGGCGAACGCGGCGAGGAAGGACCAGGCGCAGATCGTCTGCGCCAACTGCAACGGACTCGGCAAGCTCGGCCAGATCGACAAGTAG
- the LOC123156992 gene encoding uncharacterized protein, giving the protein MISILYRGDGQPSSLNGIQIGWHISPSLYKDSRTHFYTAWISGGTSRKGGMNMICPGFHKTSSSIAPGNVISPLSRIGGQKTYITLRIFKEKYPGDWHIHFGAKGDRKPVGYFPKSLIPGLVDKPLEITFGGYVNHKKPRHSPPTGSGYISTSGNAASFSNLKLIDADYISHIVNVDLPSTEDGKGSYTNTPSQIDSAQFFLGGSACID; this is encoded by the exons ATGATTTCGATTCTATATAGGGGAGATGGACAACCATCTTCACTCAATGGAATCCAAATTGGATGGCAT ATTTCCCCATCGTTGTACAAGGATTCTCGGACCCATTTCTACACAGCTTGGATT AGTGGTGGAACTTCTCGCAAGGGCGGCATGAACATGATTTGCCCTGGATTTCACAAGACATCATCAAGTATAGCTCCAGGCAATGTCATCAGTCCACTTTCACGCATTGGTGGCCAGAAAACATATATCACCCTAAGGATATTCAAG gaaaaatatcCAGGTGATTGGCACATCCATTTCGGAGCTAAGGGTGATCGAAAACCAGTGGGTTACTTCCCTAAATCCTTGATCCCGGGACTCGTAGATAAACCTTTGGAGATAACCTTTGGTGGCTATGTTAATCATAAGAAACCACGACATAGTCCTCCAACGGGAAGTGGCTATATTTCAACAAGTGGCAATGCTGCATCCTTTAGTAATCTCAAGCTTATCGATGCAGACTATATTAGTCATATTGTCAATGTGGATTTGCCATCTACTGAGGATGGGAAGGGTTCCTATACCAATACACCTTCACAAATTGATTCAGCCCAATTCTTTTTAGGGGGATCTGCTTGTATTGATTAA